In Brachypodium distachyon strain Bd21 chromosome 2, Brachypodium_distachyon_v3.0, whole genome shotgun sequence, one genomic interval encodes:
- the LOC104583106 gene encoding ABC transporter B family member 5 yields the protein MHSMKETTTAGAADGGEENGTKKLDKGGKAPLHELFKNADVTDVVLMLVGTVAAVASGMSQVVMAIIFGRMVDAFGGATPSTILPRVNKVVLEFVYLGVGTWPACFLQISCWAVTGERQAARTRSLYLKSVLRQDMAFFDTELKGGHVISGISADTTLIQDAIGEKAGKFLQLLATFLGGLVVAFIKGWLLTLVMLSTIPPLIVAAGIVSKMLSKLSSEGLASYSDAGDIVEETIGSIRTVVSFNGEKKAMALYKNLIKKAYKGTVKEGTIQGFGMGFLSFMNFSSFGLIVWYGTKLTLSKGYSGADIMNILFCIMLGARSLGDATPCIAAFEEGRVAAYRLFRTISRKPEIDYDDTTGVVLEDIKGDVELRDVFFSYPSRPEQLIFAGFSMHVSSGTTMAIVGESGSGKSTVINLVERFYDPRAGEVLIDGMNIKNFKLDWMREKIGLVNQEPMLFMTSIKENITYGKEDATLEEIKRAAELANAARFIENLPNGYETAVGQHGAQLSGGQKQRIAVARAILKNPKILLLDEATSALDSESERVLQETLNKIMVGRTTVIVAHRLSTVRNAHCISVVSAGKIVEQGHHDKLVKDPSGVYTQLIRLQEAHQETVYQLDAGLSGPLTKRSQSLKQSISRSSADSALHASNLPVTLPGPIGLLEHDGADDEKHSKTTDGNVSKKAPMVRLISLNKPEMAVLLFGSLAAAIDGAVYPMIGVVMASAANTFYEVPADKRQKDSTYWGLLCVGVGAIGLISKLANSLLFAIAGGKLIERIRALTFQSIVYQEAAWFDHPANSSGALGGRLCIDAFNVRRLVGGNLSVMVQCTATLLCGITIAMSADWKLTLVILIVIPLMGLQGYAQVKFLQGFSQDAKIMYEEASQVAIDAVGNIRTVSSFCAEKRVMTKYIKKCEASKNQGIRTGIVGGLGFGFSYMMLYVTSALCYYVGAKFISQGNSNFGNVFKAYFALVLAMMGASQTSAMASDSTKANDSATSIFAILDRKSQIDSSSVEGSTMELVRGDIDFMHISFKYPSRPDVQIFSDFTLNITSGQTVALVGQSGSGKSTVIALLERFYDPDSGVILLDGAEIRNLKLSWLRDQMGLVSQEPVLFNDTIRANIAYGKHEEVTEEEVVQAAKAANAHEFISSMPQGYNTTVGGRGTQLSGGQKQRIAIARAILKEPRVLLLDEATSALDADSERIVQDALDRIMVGRTTVIVAHRLSTIQGADVIAVLKDGTIVEKGRHETLMGITGGAYASLAELRPNAT from the exons ATGCATAGCATGAAGGAAACAACCACTGCTGGAGCTGCtgatggaggagaggagaatgGCACGAAGAAGTTGGACAAGGGTGGTAAGGCGCCGTTGCATGAACTGTTCAAAAACGCAGACGTCACAGATGTGGTGCTGATGCTGGTCGGCACAGTTGCGGCGGTCGCAAGCGGCATGTCGCAGGTGGTCATGGCGATCATCTTTGGGCGGATGGTCGACGCCTTTGGGGGCGCCACCCCCAGCACCATCCTTCCCCGAGTCAACAAG GTGGTTCTAGAGTTTGTCTACTTAGGTGTTGGAACATGGCCTGCTTGTTTTCTCC AGATATCATGTTGGGCGGTGACCGGGGAAAGGCAGGCAGCTCGCACTCGATCTTTGTATCTCAAGTCGGTTCTGAGACAAGACATGGCATTCTTTGACACGGAATTAAAAGGTGGACATGTAATCTCTGGTATATCTGCTGACACAACTCTAATTCAGGATGCTATTGGTGAGAAG GCTGGGAAGTTTTTACAGCTTCTTGCCACTTTCCTTGGTGGGCTTGTGGTGGCGTTCATCAAAGGCTGGCTCCTAACCCTTGTAATGCTTTCTACTATACCACCGTTAATCGTTGCTGCTGGAATCGTCTCGAAGATGCTGTCCAAACTATCTAGCGAAGGCCTAGCATCATACAGCGATGCAGGGGATATTGTAGAAGAGACAATTGGATCCATCAGAACG GTGGTTTCATTCAATGGCGAAAAGAAAGCCATGGCCCTATACAAAAATCTCATAAAGAAGGCATACAAGGGTACTGTCAAGGAAGGGACTATCCAAGGCTTTGGCATGGGTTTCCTTTCCTTCATGAATTTCTCCAGTTTTGGATTAATTGTATGGTATGGCACTAAGTTAACCCTCAGCAAAGGATACAGTGGAGCAGATATCATGAATATATTATTCTGCATCATGTTAGGAGCAAG ATCATTGGGTGATGCAACCCCCTGCATTGCTGCCTTTGAGGAAGGACGAGTTGCAGCTTACAGATTGTTTAGAACAATCAGCAGGAAACCAGAGATTGATTATGATGACACTACTGGTGTTGTGTTAGAAGACATCAAGGGTGATGTAGAGCTCAGGGATGTGTTTTTCAGTTACCCAAGCAGGCCAGAGCAACTAATATTTGCTGGATTTTCAATGCATGTATCCAGTGGCACAACCATGGCCATAGTTGGTGAGAGTGGGAGTGGCAAATCAACTGTGATCAATCTGGTTGAGAGATTTTATGATCCACGGGCTGGCGAAGTGTTGATTGATGGAATGAACATCAAGAATTTTAAACTAGACTGGATGAGAGAGAAGATTGGCCTTGTTAACCAGGAACCAATGCTATTCATGACATCTATCAAGGAGAACATAACCTACGGAAAAGAGGATGCAACACTTGAAGAAATCAAGAGAGCAGCTGAGCTTGCCAACGCGGCaagattcattgagaatttgcCTAAT GGTTATGAGACAGCAGTTGGACAACACGGTGCTCAGCTCTCAGGGGGGCAGAAGCAAAGGATTGCAGTCGCAAGAGCCATCCTAAAAAATCCGAAAATCCTTTTGCTCGATGAAGCTACTAGTGCTTTGGATTCAGAGTCCGAGAGAGTACTCCAAGAAACGCTAAACAAGATCATGGTTGGGAGGACCACGGTTATCGTGGCGCACCGTTTGAGCACTGTTAGGAATGCTCACTGCATCTCAGTTGTTTCTGCAGGGAAGATAGTCGAACAAG GGCATCATGACAAATTGGTAAAGGATCCTAGTGGGGTATACACTCAGCTTATTCGGCTACAAGAGGCACACCAAGAAACTGTGTACCAGTTAGATGCTGGATTATCAGGTCCATTGACTAAAAGAAGTCAATCACTCAAACAATCAATTAGTAGAAGTTCAGCTGATAGTGCACTTCATGCTTCAAACCTCCCTGTCACCTTGCCTGGGCCCATTGGATTACTTGAACATGATGGTGCAGATGATGAGAAACATAGCAAGACCACTGATGGCAATGTATCCAAGAAGGCCCCAATGGTCCGCCTAATTAGCCTAAACAAACCAGAAATGGCAGTTCTACTATTTGGTTCTCTTGCGGCAGCAATTGATGGAGCTGTCTACCCAATGATTGGTGTGGTCATGGCTAGTGCTGCAAATACATTTTATGAAGTACCAGCAGACAAACGACAGAAAGATTCTACTTACTGGGGATTGCTGTGTGTTGGGGTGGGTGCAATCGGTTTGATATCAAAGCTAGCAAATAGCCTTCTATTTGCGATAGCTGGTGGGAAACTTATAGAACGCATTCGTGCTTTGACATTTCAAAGTATAGTGTATCAAGAGGCTGCTTGGTTTGATCATCCTGCAAATTCTAG TGGAGCACTAGGTGGAAGGCTTTGCATTGACGCCTTTAATGTGAGACGTCTTGTAGGCGGTAACTTGTCCGTAATGGTCCAATGTACTGCAACCCTTCTTTGTGGAATAACAATAGCGATGAGTGCAGACTGGAAGCTTACACTGGTCATCTTAATTGTGATTCCTTTAATGGGTCTCCAGGGTTATGCTCAAGTGAAGTTCTTACAGGGATTTAGTCAAGATGCTAAG ATCATGTATGAAGAAGCAAGTCAAGTTGCAATTGACGCAGTTGGTAACATCAGAACAGTGTCGTCTTTTTGCGCTGAGAAGAGAGTGATGACAAAATACATTAAGAAATGTGAAGCTTCTAAGAATCAGGGAATTCGAACGGGAATAGTTGGTGGCCTTGGTTTTGGTTTCTCATATATGATGTTATATGTCACCTCTGCTCTTTGCTACTATGTTGGTGCTAAGTTTATTAGTCAAGGCAATTCCAATTTTGGCAATGTCTTCAAG GCTTACTTTGCTTTAGTATTGGCCATGATGGGAGCATCACAAACTAGTGCTATGGCTTCTGATTCGACGAAGGCAAATGATTCTGCAACTTCAATATTCGCAATCTTAGATAGAAAGTCTCAAATCGATTCCAGCAGTGTAGAAGGTTCGACCATGGAGCTTGTCAGGGGTGACATTGATTTCATGCATATCAGCTTCAAATACCCATCCCGTCCAGATGTTCAAATATTCAGTGACTTTACCTTGAACATAACTTCTGGACAG ACTGTTGCACTGGTTGGTCAAAGTGGCAGCGGCAAATCTACAGTAATTGCTTTACTAGAGCGTTTCTATGATCCTGATTCTGGTGTAATCTTATTGGATGGAGCGGAAATAAGGAACCTAAAACTCAGTTGGTTGAGGGACCAGATGGGATTGGTAAGCCAAGAACCGGTACTTTTCAATGACACCATACGAGCCAACATAGCATACGGAAAGCATGAAGAGGTAACTGAGGAAGAAGTTGTCCAAGCTGCTAAAGCAGCCAATGCCCATGAATTCATATCAAGCATGCCACAGGGTTACAACACGACAGTTGGAGGGAGAGGAACCCAACTGTCAGGTGGGCAAAAACAGCGCATAGCTATTGCAAGGGCTATTCTCAAAGAACCAAGGGTACTGCTTCTAGATGAGGCAACGAGTGCACTAGACGCCGACTCAGAGCGCATCGTTCAAGATGCATTGGATCGCATTATGGTTGGCAGGACAACTGTCATTGTGGCACACCGCCTCTCGACGATCCAAGGAGCTGATGTAATCGCAGTTCTGAAGGACGGCACGATAGTGGAGAAAGGAAGGCATGAGACACTGATGGGAATCACTGGTGGAGCATATGCTTCTCTCGCAGAACTTCGCCCCAATGCAACATAA
- the LOC100825589 gene encoding transcription initiation factor IIB-2: MYCSAADERVYCTDCHRATEVVLDHGTGDTICTDCGMVLDEHYIDEGQEWRVFGDDSAGGEDRDPCRVGSAGDPFLRGDGLLSTCIVHSAKSKSRSRSGSDPAAALHLPRMMLDVGGPAPDTALVDAFRGIADMADRLGLVATIRDSAKQTFKRLEEAKGCPRGARSRDAVYAACLYVACRKEGMPRTYKELASVTAQGAAARKDIGKMTTHIKKLLGEEDGQVLDIGVVRATSYLRRFCSILGLGNQQMLAAQEAVSRLEMELDVRRNPESIAAAIIYMVVQRAGARRSVKDVSAATGVAEGTIKEAHKDLVPHTELLFAERPPRGSSARPAPAAGH, encoded by the coding sequence atgTACTGCTCGGCGGCGGACGAGCGGGTGTACTGCACGGACTGCCACCGCGCGACGGAGGTGGTGCTCGACCACGGCACCGGCGACACCATCTGCACCGACTGCGGCATGGTCCTGGACGAGCACTACATCGACGAGGGACAGGAGTGGCGCGTCTTCGGCGACGACAgcgctggcggcgaggaccgCGACCCCTGCCGCGTCGGCTCGGCCGGCGACCCCTTCCTCCGCGGCGACGGCCTGCTCTCCACTTGCATCGTCCACTCGGCCAAGTCCAAGTCAAGGTCCAGGTCCGGGTCCGACCCAGCCGCCGCCCTGCACCTGCCCAGGATGATGCTCGACGTCGGCGGCCCGGCCCCCGACACGGCGCTCGTCGACGCGTTCCGCGGCATCGCCGACATGGCGGACCGGCTGGGGCTCGTGGCCACCATCCGGGACTCGGCCAAGCAGACGTTCAAGCGGCTCGAAGAGGCCAAGGGGTGCCCGCGCGGCGCCCGGAGCCGCGACGCCGTCTACGCCGCCTGCCTCTACGTCGCCTGCCGCAAGGAAGGCATGCCTCGGACGTACAAGGAGCTGGCCTCCGTCACGGCgcagggggcggcggcgcgcaagGACATTGGCAAGATGACGACACACATCAAGAAGCTgctcggggaggaggacggccAGGTGCTCGACATCGGCGTcgtgcgcgccaccagctacCTGCGCCGCTTCTGCTCCATCCTCGGCCTCGGCAACCAGCAGATGCTCGCCGCCCAGGAGGCCGTGAGCAGGCTCGAGATGGAGCTCGACGTGCGCCGCAACCCCGagtccatcgccgccgccatcatctACATGGTCGTGCagcgcgccggcgcccgcaGGTCCGTCAAGGACGtgtccgccgccaccggcgtcgCCGAGGGCACCATCAAGGAGGCGCACAAGGACCTCGTCCCGCACACGGAGTTGCTTTTCGCTGAGCGCCCGCCGCGCGGTTCTTCCGCGCGCCCTGCTCCTGCTGCAGGCCATTAA